In Vibrio sp. STUT-A11, a genomic segment contains:
- a CDS encoding ATP-dependent DNA helicase: MIAKTFSSEGALGKAIPGFQARQPQIDMAEAVSSAIKDQSQLVVEAGTGTGKTFAYLVPALLSGKKVIISTGSKNLQEQLYHRDLPLMVNALGFYGQVALLKGRSNYLCLDRLSRQMVESHTNESDPTLLTQLVKVRSWSSETKTGDLGDCEDLPEDSMIIPTITSTNDNCLGKECPSYTDCFVLKARKRAMDSDVVVVNHHLFLADLAIKETGFGELIPEADVFIFDEAHQLPDIASEYFGQTVSSRQIHDLAKDIEIAYRTEAKDMRQLQKVGDKLLQSAMDMRIVLGEPGFRGNWREAMQSESIKRELVRLTDSLDLAIDVLKIALGRSQLLDAAFERANLIKGRIDRVCDVDITGYSYWYDTSPRHFALHITPLSVADKFHEQIEIKQGAWIFTSATLAVSGDFKHFTDRLGLKPKQQFSLPSPFDYEKQARLCVPRYLPEPNSPGLADKLVRMLAPVIEENQGRCFFLCTSHSMMRELGEQFREKLDLPVLMQGEMSKQKTLAEFMELGNALLVATGAFWEGIDVRGDALSCVIIDKLPFTAPDDPLLKARIEDCRLRGGEPFAEVQIPDAVITLKQGVGRLIRDQKDHGALIICDNRLVTRDYGGTFLGSLPPIPRTRDLERIKAFLKAE, encoded by the coding sequence ATGATCGCAAAAACATTCTCCTCTGAGGGCGCTTTAGGTAAGGCCATACCTGGCTTTCAGGCTCGTCAGCCACAAATTGATATGGCAGAAGCCGTCAGTAGTGCGATCAAAGATCAAAGTCAACTGGTGGTGGAAGCCGGGACAGGGACAGGCAAAACTTTTGCTTACCTAGTTCCAGCTCTGCTTAGCGGTAAGAAAGTCATCATAAGTACTGGTTCTAAAAACTTGCAAGAGCAGCTGTACCATCGAGATTTACCACTGATGGTGAATGCGCTTGGTTTTTATGGTCAGGTAGCGCTGTTGAAAGGGCGCTCCAATTACCTTTGCCTGGATCGCCTTAGCCGTCAGATGGTGGAAAGCCACACCAATGAGTCCGACCCAACGTTGCTGACTCAATTAGTTAAGGTAAGATCGTGGTCTTCCGAAACCAAAACCGGTGACTTAGGTGACTGTGAAGATTTGCCGGAAGACAGCATGATCATTCCAACGATTACGTCGACGAATGACAATTGTTTGGGCAAAGAATGCCCAAGCTATACCGACTGTTTTGTACTGAAAGCGCGTAAACGTGCTATGGACTCCGATGTTGTGGTGGTGAACCATCACCTGTTTCTTGCTGACCTTGCGATTAAAGAAACTGGCTTTGGTGAGTTAATCCCAGAGGCGGACGTGTTCATTTTCGATGAGGCGCATCAGTTACCCGACATTGCCAGTGAATATTTTGGCCAGACGGTCTCTAGCCGTCAAATTCATGATTTAGCTAAAGACATTGAAATCGCTTACCGAACCGAAGCGAAAGACATGCGTCAATTACAAAAGGTAGGGGATAAGTTACTGCAAAGTGCCATGGATATGCGTATTGTTCTTGGCGAGCCAGGCTTTCGTGGTAACTGGCGAGAAGCGATGCAGTCGGAATCCATCAAGCGTGAATTGGTTCGGCTAACCGACAGTCTCGATCTTGCCATTGATGTTCTCAAAATTGCTTTAGGCCGCAGCCAACTGCTGGATGCTGCATTTGAACGGGCTAATTTGATTAAAGGTCGAATTGACCGTGTATGTGATGTCGACATCACCGGTTATTCCTATTGGTATGACACCTCACCACGGCATTTTGCGTTACACATTACACCGCTTTCCGTTGCTGATAAATTCCATGAGCAAATTGAAATTAAGCAGGGTGCTTGGATTTTTACCTCCGCAACTTTGGCGGTATCGGGGGATTTTAAACACTTTACCGACCGCTTAGGCTTAAAACCCAAGCAGCAGTTTTCGTTGCCATCGCCGTTTGATTATGAAAAACAAGCGCGCTTATGTGTACCTCGTTATTTACCAGAACCAAACAGTCCGGGGTTGGCGGATAAACTAGTGAGAATGTTAGCGCCAGTCATTGAAGAGAACCAGGGACGCTGCTTCTTTCTTTGTACCTCTCACAGCATGATGCGTGAGTTGGGTGAACAGTTCCGTGAAAAACTGGATTTGCCTGTTCTGATGCAAGGTGAAATGAGTAAACAAAAAACTTTGGCAGAGTTTATGGAACTCGGAAATGCGTTGCTGGTGGCAACGGGTGCGTTTTGGGAAGGGATCGATGTTAGAGGTGATGCGCTGAGCTGTGTTATCATCGACAAATTACCGTTTACCGCCCCTGATGACCCGCTCCTCAAAGCCCGAATCGAAGATTGTCGACTGCGTGGTGGAGAGCCTTTTGCTGAAGTGCAAATTCCAGATGCGGTGATTACGTTAAAGCAGGGCGTAGGACGCTTGATTAGGGATCAGAAAGATCATGGAGCATTGATCATTTGTGATAATCGCTTGGTGACCCGAGATTATGGTGGCACCTTCTTGGGAAGTTTACCGCCGATTCCAAGAACACGAGATTTAGAACGAATCAAAGCTTTTCTTAAAGCAGAGTAG
- the purU gene encoding formyltetrahydrofolate deformylase, producing MEKKTLLTHCSDAPGLISKITNICYKHQLNIIHNNEFVDNTSGHFFMRTELEGYFNDQTLLADLDQALPTGAKRTLVSSRRKRIVILVTKEAHCLGDILMKNYDGGLDVEIAAVIGNYDKLQTLTERFDIPYHYVTHEDLSREEHEQKMLEVIDQYDADYIVLAKYMRVLTPSFVEKYHHKIINIHHSFLPAFIGAKPYQQAYDRGVKIIGATAHFVTNDLDEGPIIKQDVIPVDHNFSAQDMAQAGRDVEKNVLSKALNKVLNDHVFVYGNKTVIL from the coding sequence ATGGAAAAGAAAACCCTGTTAACCCATTGTTCTGACGCTCCGGGTTTAATCTCAAAAATCACTAACATTTGTTACAAACATCAACTCAATATCATTCACAACAATGAGTTTGTTGATAATACCAGCGGGCACTTTTTCATGCGAACGGAGTTGGAAGGTTACTTCAACGATCAAACGCTTCTCGCTGATTTGGATCAAGCGTTGCCAACCGGTGCAAAACGCACACTGGTTAGCTCTCGCCGCAAGCGCATCGTCATTTTAGTAACAAAGGAAGCCCACTGTCTGGGCGATATACTGATGAAAAATTACGATGGTGGCTTAGATGTTGAAATAGCGGCGGTCATTGGTAACTACGACAAACTGCAAACGTTGACTGAGCGATTTGATATTCCTTATCACTATGTGACGCATGAGGATCTCAGCCGTGAAGAGCACGAACAAAAAATGCTCGAAGTCATCGACCAATACGATGCAGACTACATTGTACTCGCGAAGTACATGCGTGTATTAACGCCATCATTTGTTGAGAAATATCACCACAAGATCATCAACATTCACCACAGCTTCTTACCAGCGTTTATTGGGGCGAAACCTTACCAGCAAGCGTATGACCGTGGGGTGAAGATCATCGGTGCTACGGCGCACTTTGTGACCAATGATTTGGACGAAGGCCCGATCATCAAACAGGATGTCATTCCCGTTGACCACAACTTTAGTGCACAGGATATGGCACAAGCCGGTCGTGATGTAGAGAAGAACGTCTTAAGTAAAGCACTTAATAAGGTGCTCAATGACCACGTTTTTGTTTACGGTAATAAGACGGTGATTTTGTAA
- a CDS encoding serine protease produces the protein MKKTLVAFLVGLTLPATAIADALEPAQNDVSTRIIGGEPANTTDWKFIASLVRKEKPASIGHFCGGSFLGGKYVLTAAHCVEETNAGDIDIVLGLYDQTNESQAQRISVKNIYTHTEYDSKTLNNDIALIELDQSVDGATIELATTTVLDSIRAGNKVHAAGWGNTSTTERVFPTVLQQVELEYVDRGTCQNLQGDYSNVSDDGICAGYSSGGKDTCQGDSGGPLIVDDNGINKLLGVVSWGAGCAQPNAYGVYANVAHFQHNGWIDSHRNTISYTQYRNLHLVERKAQQESFTIRNDEADSPLNITGITLSSGLTITENTCEETLSPSESCQITVGYYPSYSGSEETIEVTTDHPKLPKLSTTFEYIGVDKASDSLSSAIPLTGVNVYTNNYAWTAENGELHSADMGAATGESILYLTDLPKGKLTMDLKVLSDGFDYFVVYINGQMYDYTNQLLDYTEVSADLYRTSNTVMFAYLKNYAETGGYDAQANIRNIKMSVSAESNNDNDNSVNSKSSSGGSFSIGLLMLLAAGSFLRRKKG, from the coding sequence ATGAAAAAAACGTTAGTGGCTTTTCTGGTTGGGCTGACTTTACCTGCAACCGCAATCGCAGATGCCCTTGAGCCTGCTCAGAATGATGTATCCACACGAATTATTGGCGGAGAGCCCGCCAATACCACAGACTGGAAATTTATTGCTTCTCTGGTACGTAAAGAAAAGCCAGCTTCCATTGGACACTTCTGTGGCGGTAGTTTCCTCGGCGGAAAATACGTATTGACCGCAGCGCACTGTGTTGAAGAAACCAATGCGGGCGATATCGATATCGTGCTTGGCCTTTATGACCAAACAAACGAGTCTCAAGCGCAGCGTATTTCAGTTAAGAATATCTACACGCATACCGAATATGATAGCAAGACCCTTAACAACGATATCGCCCTTATCGAATTAGACCAAAGTGTCGATGGCGCGACTATTGAGCTCGCAACCACGACGGTGTTAGATAGTATCCGAGCAGGAAATAAGGTTCATGCAGCTGGCTGGGGCAACACCTCGACTACAGAGAGAGTATTCCCAACCGTACTCCAGCAAGTTGAACTGGAATATGTAGACCGAGGTACATGCCAAAACCTGCAGGGGGATTATTCCAACGTGTCAGATGATGGAATTTGCGCTGGATATTCCTCGGGAGGGAAAGACACCTGCCAGGGGGATAGCGGCGGACCTCTGATCGTCGATGACAACGGCATTAATAAGCTATTGGGTGTGGTTAGTTGGGGCGCGGGATGTGCTCAGCCTAATGCTTACGGGGTTTACGCCAACGTGGCCCACTTTCAGCACAACGGCTGGATAGATAGCCATCGTAATACCATCAGCTATACCCAATATCGCAATCTTCATCTGGTTGAGAGAAAAGCTCAACAGGAAAGCTTTACCATTCGTAATGACGAGGCAGATTCTCCACTAAACATCACTGGTATTACTCTATCAAGTGGACTCACAATCACCGAAAATACTTGTGAAGAGACCCTGAGTCCTTCTGAAAGTTGCCAAATTACGGTGGGTTACTACCCTAGCTATTCGGGTTCCGAGGAAACGATTGAAGTCACCACCGATCACCCGAAACTACCTAAGCTTTCGACTACCTTTGAATATATAGGTGTTGATAAAGCCAGCGATTCGCTAAGCAGTGCCATTCCGCTGACAGGTGTTAATGTCTATACCAATAACTACGCTTGGACAGCCGAAAATGGTGAACTTCACTCTGCAGATATGGGCGCTGCTACTGGTGAGTCTATCTTGTACCTCACCGATCTGCCTAAAGGCAAACTGACGATGGATCTAAAAGTGTTATCCGATGGCTTTGACTATTTTGTCGTCTATATTAATGGTCAAATGTATGATTACACCAACCAGCTTCTAGATTACACCGAGGTTTCAGCCGATCTTTACAGAACGTCAAATACGGTCATGTTTGCTTATCTTAAAAACTACGCAGAGACTGGTGGTTATGACGCACAAGCGAATATTCGCAATATTAAAATGTCAGTTAGCGCAGAGAGCAATAACGACAACGATAATAGTGTAAATAGCAAATCCAGCTCAGGTGGCAGTTTTTCTATTGGTCTGTTGATGCTGCTGGCTGCTGGCTCATTCCTTCGCCGAAAAAAAGGATAA
- a CDS encoding VOC family protein, with translation MIIQLVEKRLSPEVMIQDLDAFVDKIEALASMLRLDLSLAQADHIALRINDTETAQQAHQAWAQYGKVISQAQINGRPIIVIEFAKMLESRGWKIECLELPYPAEGKLYPTEGWEHIEFVIPSHAETADEFLADLKHTYPDFGAQFYKLEDMGVKIKLSSPKGEGERLNNPTVAFKYQGVCIKLHPYSLKAIVESEA, from the coding sequence ATGATTATTCAACTTGTTGAAAAACGCCTATCACCAGAAGTGATGATCCAAGACCTGGACGCCTTTGTGGATAAGATTGAAGCACTGGCGTCAATGCTTCGTTTGGATTTGAGCCTTGCTCAAGCCGACCATATCGCGTTACGTATCAACGACACTGAAACTGCGCAACAAGCACATCAAGCTTGGGCTCAATACGGTAAAGTCATTTCTCAAGCGCAAATCAATGGCCGCCCAATCATCGTGATCGAGTTTGCTAAAATGCTAGAAAGCCGAGGCTGGAAAATTGAGTGTTTGGAGTTGCCGTATCCTGCAGAAGGTAAGCTCTACCCAACAGAAGGCTGGGAGCACATAGAGTTTGTCATCCCATCTCATGCGGAGACTGCAGATGAGTTCCTAGCTGATCTAAAACACACTTACCCAGACTTTGGTGCGCAGTTTTATAAGTTGGAAGATATGGGGGTGAAAATCAAGCTCTCTAGTCCGAAAGGGGAAGGGGAGCGTCTCAACAACCCAACGGTGGCATTTAAATACCAAGGGGTATGTATCAAACTTCATCCGTATTCACTAAAGGCGATTGTCGAGTCGGAAGCATAA
- the argS gene encoding arginine--tRNA ligase, whose amino-acid sequence MNIQALINDKVSQALEAAGAPAGSPAAVRQSAKPQFGDYQANGVMGVAKKLGTNPREFAQKVLDVLDLDGIASKTEIAGPGFINIFLSEAFLAKQADAALADSRLGVAAEEAQTIVADYSAPNVAKEMHVGHLRSTIIGDAVVRTLEFLGHNVIRANHIGDWGTQFGMLIANLERVQQESGEVSMELADLEAFYRESKKLYDEDEEFAVKARNYVVKLQSGDEFCAEMWKKLVDVTMIQNQRNYDRLNVSLTRDDVMGESMYNDMLPKIVADLKEQGLAVEDDGAQVVFLDEYKNKDGEPMGVIVQKRDGGFLYTTTDIACAKYRYEELGANRVLYFIDSRQHQHLMQAWTIVRKAGYVPESVSLEHHAFGMMLGKDGRPFKTRAGGTVRLADLLDEAEERAAKLIESKNPSLDAEEKEKISRTVAMAAVKYSDLSKHRTTDYVFDWDNMLAFEGNTAPYMQYAYTRVASIFAKAGVAMDALQGDIQITDEKEKALIAKLLQFEEAVQSVAREGQPHIMCSYLFELAGQFSSFYEACPILVAEDEAVKQSRLKLAALTAKTIKQGLSLLGIETLDRM is encoded by the coding sequence GTGAATATCCAAGCACTTATTAATGACAAAGTATCTCAGGCTCTAGAAGCCGCTGGCGCACCTGCAGGCAGCCCTGCAGCCGTCCGTCAATCAGCAAAGCCACAATTTGGTGACTACCAAGCAAACGGCGTAATGGGCGTTGCTAAAAAACTGGGTACTAACCCACGAGAATTTGCACAGAAAGTACTGGATGTTCTTGACCTTGACGGTATCGCGAGCAAAACAGAAATCGCTGGCCCTGGTTTTATCAACATTTTCCTAAGCGAAGCGTTCTTGGCGAAACAAGCTGATGCAGCGCTAGCGGATTCACGTCTGGGCGTGGCGGCGGAAGAAGCGCAAACTATCGTTGCAGACTACTCTGCACCAAACGTTGCGAAAGAAATGCACGTAGGCCACCTGCGTTCAACTATTATTGGTGATGCGGTAGTACGTACTCTTGAGTTCTTGGGCCATAACGTGATCCGCGCCAACCACATTGGCGACTGGGGTACTCAGTTTGGTATGCTTATCGCTAACCTTGAGCGTGTACAACAAGAGTCTGGCGAAGTGTCGATGGAGCTGGCTGACCTTGAAGCCTTCTACCGTGAATCTAAAAAGCTTTATGATGAAGACGAAGAGTTCGCAGTTAAAGCACGTAACTACGTTGTGAAACTACAAAGCGGCGACGAGTTCTGCGCAGAAATGTGGAAGAAACTGGTTGACGTAACCATGATCCAAAACCAGCGCAACTACGATCGTCTCAACGTTTCACTAACTCGTGATGACGTTATGGGCGAGAGCATGTACAACGACATGCTACCTAAGATCGTTGCGGACCTGAAAGAGCAAGGTCTTGCAGTTGAAGATGACGGCGCACAAGTTGTTTTCCTAGACGAGTACAAAAACAAAGACGGTGAGCCTATGGGCGTTATCGTTCAGAAACGCGATGGTGGCTTCCTTTACACCACAACAGATATCGCCTGTGCGAAATACCGTTACGAAGAACTAGGCGCGAACCGCGTACTTTACTTCATTGACTCTCGTCAGCACCAACACCTAATGCAGGCTTGGACTATTGTTCGTAAAGCTGGCTACGTTCCTGAGTCGGTATCTCTTGAGCACCACGCATTCGGTATGATGCTAGGTAAAGATGGTCGTCCATTTAAGACTCGCGCTGGTGGCACTGTTCGCCTTGCTGATCTGTTGGATGAAGCAGAAGAGCGCGCAGCGAAACTGATCGAATCAAAGAACCCTTCACTAGACGCAGAAGAGAAAGAGAAAATCTCTCGCACAGTAGCAATGGCTGCCGTGAAATACTCGGACCTTTCTAAGCACCGTACCACCGACTACGTGTTCGATTGGGACAACATGTTGGCGTTTGAAGGTAACACTGCACCATACATGCAGTATGCATACACTCGCGTTGCTTCTATCTTCGCCAAAGCTGGCGTTGCAATGGACGCGCTTCAAGGTGATATCCAGATCACTGACGAGAAAGAAAAAGCGCTTATCGCAAAACTTCTACAGTTCGAAGAAGCGGTTCAATCTGTTGCTCGCGAAGGTCAACCTCACATCATGTGTAGCTACTTGTTTGAGCTAGCAGGCCAGTTCTCAAGTTTCTACGAAGCTTGTCCTATCCTTGTTGCAGAAGACGAGGCCGTTAAACAAAGCCGCCTGAAGCTTGCTGCACTAACAGCGAAGACCATCAAGCAAGGTCTGTCTCTACTAGGTATCGAAACACTAGATCGCATGTAA
- a CDS encoding HIT domain-containing protein, with protein MSFELHPQLAKDTTVIGHFPLCVALLHKDNAVPWVILVPKRANVKELHHLPMHDQRQFLLESQAVSQALEATFLPDKLNMGALGNMVPQLHIHHIARFKDDIAWPGPVWGNTNGEFRSKGEQDEVLGRIKNVLSLSSIFQIV; from the coding sequence ATGAGTTTCGAACTGCACCCTCAACTAGCAAAAGACACCACTGTTATTGGCCATTTCCCACTTTGCGTTGCTCTGCTACATAAAGACAATGCCGTACCTTGGGTTATTCTGGTTCCCAAGCGAGCTAATGTAAAAGAGCTGCACCACTTACCGATGCACGATCAGCGACAGTTCTTGTTAGAATCTCAGGCGGTAAGCCAGGCGCTCGAAGCAACTTTCCTTCCAGACAAACTCAATATGGGGGCTCTGGGGAACATGGTTCCTCAGCTGCATATTCATCATATCGCGCGCTTTAAAGATGATATTGCTTGGCCAGGACCTGTATGGGGCAACACTAATGGTGAATTCCGTAGTAAAGGCGAACAGGACGAAGTGCTTGGTCGAATTAAGAATGTGTTATCACTCAGTTCTATTTTCCAAATAGTGTAA
- a CDS encoding FeoC-like transcriptional regulator has product MILKQLYQYINDHGVVSQAELAKQFGMSEDGADAMLSVWINKGRITRLVDTNNAHHVTRVRYAVTRQDGLSLTVTM; this is encoded by the coding sequence ATGATCTTAAAACAGCTTTATCAATATATTAACGACCACGGGGTAGTGAGCCAGGCAGAATTGGCAAAGCAGTTTGGTATGAGCGAAGATGGCGCCGACGCAATGCTAAGTGTGTGGATCAACAAAGGTCGTATCACACGTTTGGTAGATACTAATAACGCTCATCATGTGACTCGCGTGCGTTATGCAGTGACGCGGCAAGATGGACTATCACTGACAGTGACGATGTAA